A genomic stretch from Cellulomonas sp. KRMCY2 includes:
- a CDS encoding sigma-70 family RNA polymerase sigma factor translates to MPEHQRDRTVADLARDRGPALTSYAYLLTGDVAAAQDLVQDAFVKVFVRSRSGLGQGVAEAYVRRTILTLFVDGYRRRRRWASVRHLVATEDLGADPEASVADRIDLRAALATLAPQERASVVLRFYEDLTVPEIAEQMQVSAGSIKRYLSNAVHKLEVVLGPVEAPADDVEVAVLARAPALPPTSAPPERTTPGTTTTTRSRP, encoded by the coding sequence ATGCCGGAGCACCAGCGCGATCGCACAGTGGCCGACCTGGCACGTGATCGGGGGCCCGCTCTGACGAGCTACGCCTACCTGCTCACCGGGGACGTGGCCGCAGCACAGGACCTCGTCCAGGACGCCTTCGTCAAGGTCTTCGTCCGATCCCGGTCGGGTCTCGGCCAGGGCGTGGCGGAGGCGTATGTCCGGCGGACCATCCTGACCCTGTTCGTCGACGGCTACCGGCGTCGTCGGCGCTGGGCCTCGGTCCGCCACCTCGTGGCCACCGAGGATCTGGGCGCCGACCCGGAGGCGTCCGTCGCGGACCGCATCGACCTGCGGGCCGCCCTGGCGACGCTCGCCCCGCAGGAGAGGGCGAGCGTCGTGCTGCGCTTCTACGAGGACCTGACCGTCCCGGAGATCGCCGAGCAGATGCAGGTCTCGGCCGGATCGATCAAGCGGTATCTCAGCAACGCCGTGCACAAGCTCGAGGTGGTCCTGGGCCCGGTCGAGGCGCCGGCCGACGACGTGGAGGTTGCCGTGCTCGCCCGGGCCCCTGCACTGCCCCCGACGTCCGCGCCGCCCGAGCGCACGACCCCCGGCACGACCACGACGACCAGGAGCCGACCATGA
- a CDS encoding STAS domain-containing protein encodes MDVSVTSRASGDRTVVDVTGEIDVYTAPALREELASLIDGDHTDLVVDLTQVKFMDSTGLGVLVGALKKVRTLGGDLQLVIDQEKILKVFRITALTQVFSIHSTVDEALAT; translated from the coding sequence GTGGACGTGTCTGTCACGAGCCGCGCGAGCGGCGACCGGACCGTGGTCGACGTCACGGGTGAGATCGATGTGTACACGGCGCCGGCACTGCGCGAGGAGCTCGCGTCGCTGATCGACGGCGATCACACGGACCTCGTCGTGGACCTGACCCAGGTCAAGTTCATGGACTCGACCGGTCTCGGCGTCCTCGTCGGTGCGCTGAAGAAGGTGCGCACGCTCGGCGGTGACCTCCAGCTCGTGATCGACCAGGAGAAGATCCTCAAGGTCTTCCGGATCACCGCCCTGACCCAGGTCTTCTCCATCCACTCGACAGTGGACGAGGCGCTCGCGACCTGA